A single region of the Trichocoleus desertorum ATA4-8-CV12 genome encodes:
- the pyrF gene encoding orotidine-5'-phosphate decarboxylase, translating into MSVSERIIVPLDVPTEAEAIALVDRLPQVSFWKVGLELFVSSGPVILTALKEREKRIFLDLKLHDIPNTMAGACRAAAKYGVDLLTVHATAGKTALEASQAAAEAGAIAAELPEPKLIAVTLLTSLSSRMLAFELKVPLELPEYALQMALLAQESGLAGAVCSPQEAEQLRQTCGDDFLLVCPGVRPTWAEAGDQKRAMTPAEALQAGASYLVIGRPITAAPDPEAAFTRICDELAGVA; encoded by the coding sequence TGCCCCTAGATGTGCCCACCGAGGCAGAGGCGATCGCGCTCGTGGATCGCTTGCCCCAGGTCAGTTTCTGGAAGGTGGGCTTGGAGCTTTTTGTCAGTAGTGGCCCAGTCATCCTCACTGCCCTCAAAGAGCGAGAAAAACGCATCTTTTTAGACCTAAAGCTGCACGACATCCCCAATACAATGGCAGGAGCTTGTCGAGCCGCCGCTAAGTATGGCGTAGATTTGCTCACAGTCCATGCCACAGCCGGGAAGACAGCGCTAGAGGCATCTCAAGCGGCGGCTGAAGCAGGAGCGATCGCAGCGGAACTCCCTGAACCCAAATTGATTGCAGTTACTCTTCTGACCAGCCTCTCATCTCGGATGCTAGCCTTTGAGCTAAAGGTGCCTTTAGAGCTGCCAGAATATGCCTTACAGATGGCTCTACTAGCCCAAGAGAGCGGCTTAGCAGGAGCGGTTTGTTCTCCTCAAGAAGCTGAACAACTACGGCAAACGTGCGGTGATGACTTTCTCTTAGTCTGCCCTGGGGTACGTCCGACTTGGGCAGAAGCAGGGGATCAAAAAAGAGCCATGACCCCAGCCGAAGCTTTACAGGCAGGAGCTAGCTACCTAGTGATTGGTCGTCCGATTACGGCTGCTCCTGACCCAGAAGCCGCCTTTACCCGAATTTGTGATGAGTTGGCGGGCGTAGCGTGA
- a CDS encoding phosphoribosyltransferase, translating to MLPSPLFRDREAAGQELALAVFEEFTRLTAATNPDWQPLATAQPIVYGLPRGGIPVAAAIAEKLNCPFDVVIAKKITRPEDPELAIGAIATTGEVLWTQPQPWHLHRTKIYQAALQATLEKAQLQLTQFSSIRPQTEPEGAITILVDDGIATGMTIAVAAQALRQQKPAQIWICAPVAPLELVEWLRQWSDRLILLATPPDFSSVSRFYQNFPQVELGEALTYLQNQSHIIRSP from the coding sequence ATGCTACCTTCTCCGCTATTTCGCGATCGCGAAGCAGCTGGTCAAGAACTAGCCCTGGCAGTTTTCGAGGAATTTACCCGACTAACAGCAGCAACCAATCCAGACTGGCAACCTTTAGCCACTGCTCAACCCATCGTTTACGGGTTACCTCGCGGTGGAATTCCAGTCGCCGCTGCGATCGCCGAGAAATTAAACTGCCCTTTTGACGTAGTCATTGCCAAGAAAATCACTCGTCCCGAAGATCCGGAGCTAGCCATTGGAGCCATTGCCACCACAGGAGAAGTTCTGTGGACTCAGCCTCAACCTTGGCATCTTCACCGCACCAAAATTTATCAAGCCGCCTTGCAAGCAACGCTAGAGAAAGCTCAACTGCAACTCACTCAGTTTTCCTCCATCCGTCCCCAGACCGAACCAGAAGGAGCGATCACCATCCTAGTAGATGACGGTATCGCCACAGGCATGACCATCGCTGTTGCGGCTCAAGCTCTGCGCCAACAGAAACCCGCCCAAATTTGGATTTGTGCCCCAGTTGCCCCCTTAGAACTTGTAGAATGGCTCCGCCAATGGAGCGATCGCCTCATCCTCCTTGCCACCCCCCCAGACTTCTCCAGCGTCAGCCGTTTCTACCAAAATTTTCCTCAAGTAGAGTTAGGCGAAGCCCTAACCTACCTGCAAAACCAATCCCACATCATTCGCTCTCCATAG
- a CDS encoding uracil-DNA glycosylase, which yields MSSEEQISLFDVSGLPAAPAPADFDPDLIPTSAKVPIPAGIYSSMEQMAVHCNQCQRCDLGASRTHAVVGRGNLQAPIMIIGEGPGQNEDETGLPFVGRAGQLLEKILASVRLTTDEDVYICNMVKCRPPGNRTPTPDETEACRPYLMEQVRMVDPKIILLTGATAVRGVTGDKRGITKIRGQWLEWEGRLCMPILHPAYLLRNPSREPGSPKWQMWQDVQVVRTKLDEIRGNSVG from the coding sequence ATGTCCAGCGAAGAACAAATTAGCCTTTTTGATGTTTCAGGTCTTCCCGCAGCTCCTGCACCTGCGGACTTTGACCCCGATCTGATCCCCACTAGTGCCAAAGTACCGATTCCTGCGGGTATTTACAGCTCGATGGAGCAAATGGCTGTCCATTGTAATCAATGCCAGCGCTGCGATTTAGGCGCTAGCCGTACCCATGCAGTCGTGGGACGGGGCAATTTACAAGCGCCCATCATGATTATCGGAGAAGGGCCTGGACAAAACGAAGACGAGACAGGGTTGCCTTTTGTCGGGCGGGCTGGACAACTCCTCGAAAAGATTTTGGCATCGGTCCGTTTGACTACGGATGAGGATGTTTACATTTGCAATATGGTCAAGTGCCGTCCCCCTGGCAACCGTACCCCAACTCCGGATGAGACAGAAGCTTGTCGGCCTTACCTAATGGAGCAGGTGCGGATGGTGGACCCCAAAATTATTTTGCTGACTGGAGCCACAGCGGTTCGCGGAGTGACTGGTGATAAGCGGGGTATTACTAAGATTCGCGGTCAGTGGCTAGAGTGGGAAGGTCGTCTTTGTATGCCGATTCTGCACCCTGCGTATTTGTTGCGAAATCCATCGCGAGAACCAGGAAGCCCCAAGTGGCAAATGTGGCAGGATGTCCAAGTGGTTCGGACGAAGCTTGATGAGATCCGGGGCAACTCTGTCGGCTGA